One genomic segment of Pagrus major chromosome 13, Pma_NU_1.0 includes these proteins:
- the LOC141006705 gene encoding odorant receptor 131-2-like, translating into MSYATPSHTNITVGLGFLERVMLSTLTTVPCCLFLFINGTMLFTLRSKSVFCETSRYILLYNLLFADTVQVALSQLLYILSACRMRLTYPVCGLLVMLANLTNEVSPLTLVVMSLERYVAVCYPLRHATIITIRNTGVAIVVVWTFCSLNVLTRVLLLLNFPFENLESLQMKEFCSTLIMFLDTISDLYDKAYTCFLFVSAGVAVISSYIGVIVAARSASTDKALARKARNTLLLHLVQLGLSLSSTIHNPMLIAISKVVKRIDLVRIQNIFYVCIILFPRCLSALIYGLRDQTIRPVLVHYLCCRLTRPS; encoded by the coding sequence ATGTCCTATGCAACTCCATCTCACACCAATATCACTGTTGGCCTGGGATTTCTGGAGAGGGTGATGCTTTCCACTCTGACTACAGTACCCTGCTGCCTATTCCTCTTCATTAATGGCACCATGTTATTCACCTTGAGGAgtaaatctgtgttttgtgagaCCTCCCGTTACATTCTTCTGTATAACCTCCTTTTTGCAGACACTGTACAGGTGGCACTGAGTCAGTTACTGTACATACTGTCTGCTTGTAGAATGAGACTGACATATCCTGTGTGTGGACTTCTAGTCATGCTCGCCAATCTCACAAATGAAGTCTCTCCTCTCACACTGGTGGTGATGTCTCTGGAGAGATATGTAGCTGTGTGTTACCCACTGAGGCATGctaccatcatcaccatcagaaACACAGGGGTGGCTATTGTTGTGGTTTGGACCTTCTGTTCACTAAATGTCCTCACTCGGGTTCTCTTACTGTTAAATTTTCCATTTGAAAACTTGGAGAGCCTGCAGATGAAAGAATTTTGTAGTACACTTATCATGTTTCTTGATACAATATCTGATCTTTATGATAAAGCCTacacttgttttctgtttgtatcAGCTGGTGTGGCAGTCATTTCCTCCTATATCGGCGTGATTGTAGCAGCCAGGTCAGCTTCCACAGACAAAGCTTTAGCCCGTAAGGCTcgtaacacactgctgctgcatctgGTGCAGCTGGGCCTCAGTCTCTCCTCAACTATACATAACCCAATGCTCATAGCTATCTCAAAAGTAGTAAAGAGGATAGATCTTGTACGCATACAGAATATTTTCTATGTGTGTATCATCCTTTTCCCCAGATGTCTGAGTGCTCTCATCTACGGACTAAGAGACCAGACTATCAGACCTGTTCTTGTGCACTATTTATGCTGTCGACTGACACGTCCCAGTTAA
- the LOC141006707 gene encoding odorant receptor 131-2-like, with amino-acid sequence MSDTDQSQMNVTVGVQYHGLLGLLFFSTVTTVPCCAFLFINGTLIFTLRSKSVFRETSRYILLYNLLFADTVLLVHGQLMFILAACRITLTYPVCGVFSMLGELITVISPLTLVVMSLERYVAVCYPLRHATIITIRNTEMAIVVIWAFSSLNVLIQVLLVLNFPFKDLQDLQMTDFCDKESMMLDSISDLYDKSFTYFLFLSAGVAVSFSYIGVMVAAMLASTDKAAARKAHNTLLLHLVQLGLSLSSTIHNALLDYVSQNTDRIKIVRIQIVFYVCLIILPRCLSSLIYGVRDQTIRPVLLYNLCFQRKCSLCLSRPDKY; translated from the coding sequence ATGTCAGATACAGATCAGTCTCAGATGAACGTCACTGTTGGAGTGCAGTATCATGGGTTACTGGGattactgtttttttccactgtgactACGGTGCCATGTTGTGCATTCCTCTTTATTAATGGAACTTTAATTTTCACCTTGAGGAGTAAATCTGTGTTTCGTGAGACCTCCCGTTACATCCTTCTGTATAACCTCCTTTTTGCAGACACTGTACTGCTGGTACACGGCCAGTTAATGTTCATACTGGCTGCTTGTAGAATTACACTGACATATCCTGTGTGTGGTGTTTTCAGCATGCTCGGCGAGCTCATAACTGTGATCTCTCCTCTCACACTGGTGGTGATGTCTCTGGAAAGATACGTAGCTGTGTGTTACCCACTGAGGCATGctaccatcatcaccatcagaaacacagagatGGCTATTGTTGTGATTTGGGCCTTCAGTTCACTAAATGTTCTCATTCAAGTACTTCTTGTGTTAAACTTTCCATTTAAAGACCTACAGGACCTGCAGATGACAGACTTCTGTGACAAAGAAAGCATGATGCTTGATTCAATTTCTGATCTTTATGACAAATCCTttacttattttctgtttctttcagctGGTGTGGCAGTCAGTTTCTCCTATATTGGTGTGATGGTAGCAGCCATGTTAGCCTCCACAGATAAAGCTGCAGCCCGAAAAGCTcataacacactgctgctgcatctgGTGCAGCTGGGCCTCAGTCTCTCCTCAACTATACACAATGCCCTGCTGGACTATGTCTCCCAAAACACGGACAGGATAAAAATTGTGCGTATCCagattgtgttttatgtttgtcttATTATCCTTCCAAGATGTCTGAGTTCTCTCATCTATGGTGTTAGAGACCAGACCATCAGACCTGTTCTCTTGTACAATCTCTGCTTTCAGAGGAAATGCTCACTTTGTCTCAGTCGTCCTGACAAATACTAA